A window of Methanolobus sediminis contains these coding sequences:
- a CDS encoding radical SAM protein, producing the protein MRVYDKSVIKVNASTENGRVVLDTEGPLSPVAKPIIKRINKIFLEEKPIYSDEENIIFSTWAPPMPGDIFKRMISAQVASILKKRVPDQFSIGITTHCPYDCIHCGAAGTVADPILTADEINSAIAQSLDLGSYYIAFDGGETLLRKDLEQMIAKVDKSRAIVSCFTSGFSLTEQRARDLKAAGLFSAHLSLDSPDEAEHNRVRNREGAFQNTVNGIRHIVNAGILADLFVVVSPHNIDDLDGFYNFAADMGMQEMSIYEIIAVGRWLEHEDEVISSRDVDRLGKFQKSMNNRKDGPRVTSFPNFMGPDEFGCFAGRRWMHTTAGGDVLPCAYTPLSFGNIREEKLAAIWERMGKHEAYNCSADYCMMRNPEFRSKYIHTIPEGTQLPVRLDKFMH; encoded by the coding sequence ATGAGGGTTTATGATAAATCAGTAATTAAAGTAAATGCCAGCACTGAAAACGGACGAGTGGTCCTTGACACAGAGGGTCCGCTATCTCCTGTTGCAAAACCTATTATAAAACGCATCAACAAGATCTTTCTTGAAGAGAAACCCATATACTCCGATGAGGAAAATATAATATTCTCTACGTGGGCTCCTCCGATGCCGGGTGACATCTTTAAAAGGATGATCAGTGCCCAGGTAGCTTCTATATTAAAGAAGAGAGTGCCTGATCAGTTTTCAATAGGAATTACCACTCATTGTCCTTATGATTGTATTCACTGTGGTGCAGCCGGTACTGTGGCAGACCCAATTCTGACTGCTGATGAAATTAATAGTGCTATTGCCCAGTCACTTGATCTTGGTTCATATTATATTGCTTTTGATGGTGGAGAAACTCTGCTCAGGAAAGACCTTGAGCAAATGATTGCTAAGGTGGACAAGTCCCGTGCAATAGTTTCGTGTTTCACATCAGGTTTCAGTCTGACTGAGCAAAGAGCAAGGGATCTGAAAGCAGCGGGTCTTTTTTCAGCACACTTAAGTCTGGATAGTCCTGATGAGGCAGAACATAATCGTGTAAGGAATCGTGAAGGGGCTTTCCAGAACACTGTCAATGGTATCAGGCACATTGTCAATGCTGGTATTCTTGCAGATCTTTTTGTAGTTGTTTCACCTCACAATATTGATGATCTCGATGGCTTCTACAATTTTGCAGCAGATATGGGTATGCAGGAAATGTCGATCTATGAGATCATCGCTGTGGGACGCTGGCTGGAACATGAAGACGAGGTAATAAGTTCCAGGGATGTTGACAGGCTTGGAAAATTCCAGAAATCAATGAACAATAGAAAGGATGGTCCAAGAGTAACTTCGTTCCCTAATTTCATGGGTCCTGATGAGTTTGGTTGTTTTGCAGGTAGAAGGTGGATGCATACAACAGCAGGTGGGGATGTTTTACCATGTGCTTATACTCCTCTGTCATTCGGGAATATTCGTGAGGAAAAACTTGCTGCTATATGGGAAAGAATGGGCAAGCATGAAGCATATAATTGCTCTGCAGATTACTGTATGATGCGCAACCCTGAATTCCGGAGCAAATATATCCACACTATACCGGAAGGAACACAGCTTCCGGTCAGGCTAGATAAGTTTATGCATTAA
- the ahaH gene encoding ATP synthase archaeal subunit H yields the protein MAKEKILSEIKEAEDNARKMVDDGKKKKNDRIASARAEAREIIKQAEVDAQKSAQSAMKSAEESIASDKAKIIEGGESEAKAIASAASSKVDEAVELLINEFERAIHA from the coding sequence ATGGCCAAAGAAAAAATCTTGTCGGAAATCAAAGAAGCAGAAGACAATGCACGCAAAATGGTTGACGACGGTAAGAAAAAGAAAAATGACCGTATCGCCAGTGCACGTGCCGAGGCCAGGGAAATCATAAAACAGGCCGAGGTTGATGCACAAAAATCTGCACAAAGTGCAATGAAATCTGCAGAAGAGTCAATCGCTTCAGATAAAGCAAAGATCATCGAAGGTGGAGAAAGTGAAGCTAAAGCTATAGCATCCGCTGCTTCTTCCAAGGTAGATGAAGCTGTCGAGTTACTTATAAACGAATTCGAGAGGGCAATACATGCTTGA
- a CDS encoding V-type ATP synthase subunit I: protein MLDLKQMNRAVIVGHKSIFEETVDALHKANLFQIEDYNEDDSGLRIGRPFENVDEVSKKLIKIRSIASMLGIKDAAAKKQDKKALLSSLDDTLEELDAELDVKAGQKSKLEAELKELDSLKKELLPFANIPVDLDYYSGYEHLSVFAGAIKEDIGPSVSKITSSYELFYDAKEGTLVLFVTAEKSGEVADLLVRSGFREYRIPGGSGVPSNLLSTYESKEADLVKKIASIDAEMDSLKDKYADFIMASNEVLSIEAQKSEAPLKVATSDSTFIIDGWVPADDFAELERVVKEATNGRAFVSKQEMTKADEKIVPIEYNNSKITSPFQQILDLYARPVYKELDPTALMFISFPLFYGMILGDIGYALILLAMALAIKKIVSSDAVKPLMNILIWCQISTMIFGVLYGEFLGFPLAAIVDHETGHIEEAGLIPGFVTHTFDFSIVGDELLTFPVHRTHLVMTMIVVTALIGFIHINIGYLLGFINENKKHGMSAAIFEKGSWFVIEIGLLLGILGYAALLPSAMTMVGVVVFVIGLIMLFKGEGIKGPVELPSLLSNSLSYTRIIAVGLSSIYIASTVNLIAFEMIWEPGTPIGATTIFAIIVFLGGHGLNTALSIMAPGLHALRLQYVEFFGKFYEGGGRKYDPFGYIKKYTEE from the coding sequence ATGCTTGATCTAAAGCAGATGAACCGTGCTGTGATCGTTGGTCATAAAAGTATTTTTGAAGAGACGGTCGACGCTCTGCACAAAGCAAATCTGTTCCAGATCGAAGATTACAATGAAGATGATTCTGGTCTCCGTATTGGTAGACCTTTTGAGAATGTAGATGAAGTTTCCAAGAAACTTATCAAGATAAGATCCATTGCAAGTATGCTCGGTATCAAGGATGCTGCAGCTAAAAAGCAAGACAAGAAAGCACTTCTTTCTTCTCTGGATGATACTCTTGAAGAGCTTGATGCTGAACTTGATGTCAAGGCTGGACAAAAAAGCAAGCTTGAAGCAGAGCTCAAAGAACTCGATTCTCTTAAAAAAGAATTACTCCCATTTGCAAATATTCCTGTTGATCTGGACTATTATAGTGGTTATGAGCACCTCTCTGTTTTTGCAGGTGCTATCAAAGAAGATATAGGACCTTCAGTTTCAAAGATTACTTCTTCATATGAGTTATTCTATGATGCTAAAGAAGGTACATTGGTCTTGTTCGTAACCGCTGAAAAGTCAGGAGAGGTTGCTGATTTGCTTGTAAGATCTGGTTTCAGGGAGTATCGTATCCCTGGTGGATCAGGTGTTCCATCTAACCTGCTTTCTACTTATGAATCTAAGGAAGCAGACCTTGTGAAAAAGATAGCATCTATAGATGCAGAGATGGACTCTCTTAAGGACAAATATGCTGACTTTATCATGGCCAGTAATGAAGTTCTTTCAATAGAGGCACAGAAATCAGAGGCTCCACTTAAGGTTGCAACTTCAGATAGTACTTTCATAATTGATGGTTGGGTTCCTGCCGATGACTTTGCTGAACTTGAACGTGTTGTCAAGGAAGCAACAAATGGTCGTGCATTCGTCTCCAAGCAGGAGATGACAAAGGCAGATGAAAAGATAGTTCCTATAGAGTATAACAACTCCAAGATTACTTCTCCTTTCCAGCAAATCTTGGATCTTTATGCAAGGCCTGTATACAAAGAACTAGACCCGACTGCATTGATGTTCATTTCTTTCCCACTATTCTATGGAATGATTCTTGGGGACATCGGTTATGCACTGATATTGCTTGCAATGGCACTAGCTATTAAGAAGATTGTTTCTTCTGACGCAGTTAAGCCACTCATGAACATCCTTATATGGTGTCAGATATCTACTATGATATTTGGTGTGTTGTATGGTGAATTCCTTGGATTCCCTCTTGCAGCTATTGTTGACCATGAAACTGGTCATATAGAAGAGGCTGGATTAATTCCTGGGTTCGTGACACACACATTTGACTTCTCTATAGTTGGTGACGAACTGTTAACTTTCCCAGTTCATAGGACTCATCTTGTGATGACCATGATTGTCGTCACCGCGTTGATAGGTTTCATACATATCAATATCGGTTATTTGCTTGGTTTCATTAATGAGAACAAGAAACATGGAATGTCAGCAGCTATTTTTGAAAAGGGCAGCTGGTTTGTAATTGAGATTGGACTTCTATTAGGTATTCTCGGATATGCAGCACTCCTTCCTTCAGCAATGACGATGGTAGGTGTTGTTGTGTTCGTAATAGGTTTGATCATGCTCTTCAAGGGAGAAGGTATCAAAGGACCTGTCGAGTTGCCGTCACTTCTCAGTAACTCACTGTCTTACACTCGTATTATAGCTGTAGGATTATCATCTATCTATATTGCATCAACTGTGAACCTTATCGCTTTCGAGATGATATGGGAACCAGGAACTCCAATAGGTGCAACAACAATATTCGCAATTATCGTGTTCTTAGGTGGACACGGATTAAATACTGCTCTGAGTATTATGGCCCCCGGTTTACACGCACTCAGGTTGCAGTATGTAGAATTCTTCGGAAAATTCTACGAAGGTGGGGGACGCAAATACGATCCATTCGGATATATTAAAAAATACACGGAGGAATAA
- a CDS encoding V-type ATP synthase subunit K produces the protein MATETVAFMGDAGLKAIGAGLAVGLTGLASAIAERDIGSAAVGAMAENESLFGKGLILTVIPETIVIFGLVVALLIS, from the coding sequence ATGGCAACAGAAACAGTAGCCTTTATGGGCGACGCAGGATTAAAAGCAATTGGTGCAGGACTCGCAGTAGGACTTACAGGTCTTGCATCTGCAATCGCAGAAAGAGATATTGGTAGCGCAGCAGTAGGAGCAATGGCAGAGAACGAGAGCCTTTTCGGTAAGGGTCTTATCCTGACTGTAATCCCAGAAACAATTGTAATTTTTGGTCTGGTAGTTGCATTGTTGATCAGCTAA
- a CDS encoding V-type ATP synthase subunit E, whose protein sequence is MGLETVVKDIMDAAHAEVSKLDSEADAEVALILDDAKQNAKRIMGERLAKAEDDIKKIRQQDISSANLEVKRTLLNARKEILEKVYVQAVETISGFSPEKNEELLKELITEYEANGSKIYSNAESEELVKKLSSLEYAGNIDCLGGVAIENEDGTIRLDYTYDVLLNSVNERLLKQTSDILFG, encoded by the coding sequence ATGGGACTAGAAACTGTTGTTAAAGATATCATGGATGCTGCACACGCAGAAGTTTCCAAACTGGATTCTGAAGCAGATGCAGAAGTAGCCTTGATTCTGGATGATGCAAAACAGAATGCCAAACGAATTATGGGTGAACGTCTTGCAAAAGCAGAAGATGATATTAAAAAGATAAGGCAGCAAGATATATCCAGTGCAAATCTTGAAGTGAAGCGCACATTGCTCAATGCACGCAAGGAAATACTCGAAAAAGTATATGTCCAGGCTGTAGAAACCATATCTGGTTTTTCTCCAGAGAAAAATGAAGAACTCCTCAAGGAACTCATTACAGAATATGAGGCAAACGGTAGTAAGATTTATTCTAATGCTGAATCCGAGGAGCTTGTCAAGAAGTTATCTTCTCTCGAATACGCAGGTAACATCGATTGTCTCGGTGGCGTTGCTATCGAGAATGAAGATGGTACTATCAGATTGGATTATACTTACGATGTTCTCCTTAATAGCGTGAATGAGCGGTTGTTGAAACAGACATCTGATATCTTATTCGGGTGA
- a CDS encoding V-type ATP synthase subunit C: MQLLQKFKRGNSKKSLSKGHANYAYTVARVRAMKSKLLPKETYPRLMNMSIDEITRFIEESEYKVDIDQLARQYEGVDLIEHALNRNLAETFTKLLNISEGDVNFLIGEKLKKYDIWNIKTILRGKYCNASTEEILDAIVAAGRLNYTYLSELAAKATYEDVISELANTEYYPILKNYDGTNLSEIENKLDKMYYAGLFEAVGGSKSKDRKLFEEFTRMGIDLKNLITLFRLKKSGITDSEAMDLMIEGGLKCNLKETGKMLPLSFADFVSELESNPYWDVISDIVKPDMTSLLDVETKLKKHRLKSAASFSHVYPNSIVPIMDYMLSKQNEISNLRIIIRGKAANLEDDVIKEQLVI, translated from the coding sequence ATGCAGCTGTTGCAGAAATTTAAGCGTGGTAATTCCAAAAAGTCCCTGTCAAAGGGTCATGCGAATTATGCATATACCGTAGCACGTGTACGTGCAATGAAAAGTAAGCTTCTGCCAAAGGAGACCTATCCTAGGCTCATGAACATGAGCATTGACGAAATTACCAGATTCATTGAAGAATCTGAGTATAAAGTGGATATCGATCAACTGGCAAGGCAATATGAAGGCGTGGATCTTATTGAGCATGCCCTTAACAGGAATCTCGCAGAGACCTTCACGAAGTTACTCAATATTTCAGAAGGTGATGTGAATTTCCTTATAGGCGAAAAACTCAAAAAGTATGATATCTGGAATATTAAAACCATTCTGCGTGGTAAATATTGTAATGCATCTACAGAAGAGATTCTTGATGCAATTGTTGCAGCAGGAAGGCTGAATTATACTTACCTTTCAGAACTTGCAGCAAAAGCAACTTATGAGGATGTCATCTCTGAGCTTGCAAATACGGAATATTACCCGATATTAAAGAACTATGATGGTACTAATCTTTCTGAGATTGAGAATAAGCTTGATAAAATGTACTATGCCGGTTTGTTTGAAGCAGTCGGTGGATCAAAGTCTAAAGATCGCAAGCTGTTCGAGGAATTCACCAGGATGGGTATTGATCTGAAAAACCTTATTACTCTCTTCCGTTTGAAGAAGTCAGGAATAACTGACTCCGAAGCAATGGATTTGATGATTGAAGGTGGATTAAAGTGCAACCTTAAAGAAACTGGAAAAATGTTGCCACTTTCCTTTGCAGATTTTGTATCTGAGCTGGAAAGTAATCCTTACTGGGATGTTATTTCAGATATCGTAAAACCTGATATGACTTCATTGCTTGATGTCGAGACCAAGCTGAAAAAGCACAGGCTTAAATCTGCAGCAAGCTTCTCACATGTTTATCCGAATTCAATTGTACCAATCATGGACTACATGCTAAGTAAGCAGAACGAGATAAGCAACTTACGGATCATTATTCGTGGAAAAGCTGCCAACCTAGAAGATGATGTAATCAAAGAGCAGTTGGTGATCTGA
- a CDS encoding V-type ATP synthase subunit F, with protein sequence MELAVVGKSEFVTGFRLAGVKKIFEVNNGELEPAVEKILEDREVGILIMHGDDLSGLPEMLRNTISDSVEPTVVTLGGSGESSNLREKIKQSVGVDLWK encoded by the coding sequence ATGGAATTAGCAGTGGTCGGCAAAAGTGAGTTTGTAACAGGTTTCAGGCTTGCTGGTGTCAAAAAGATATTTGAAGTTAATAATGGCGAACTTGAGCCTGCTGTAGAGAAAATACTTGAGGATCGAGAAGTCGGCATTCTGATAATGCACGGTGATGATCTGAGTGGACTACCGGAGATGTTGAGAAACACTATCAGCGATTCTGTTGAGCCAACTGTTGTGACTCTCGGTGGTAGTGGTGAAAGTTCGAACTTAAGGGAAAAAATAAAGCAATCGGTAGGTGTAGATCTGTGGAAATGA
- a CDS encoding ATP synthase subunit A encodes MEMKGEIYRVAGPVVTIMGIKPKMYDVVHVGHEGLMGEVIRIKGDKATVQVYEDTSGIKPGEPVVNTGMSLSVELGPGLLESIYDGIQRPLKVLQEKMGDFISRGVTANGLDREKVWEFKPVVTSGDSVKGGQTIGVVQETMNVEHKIMVPPTVSGTIEEIKSGKFKVDETICVLTDGTEISMMQKWPVRMPRPVEKKFIPRKPLITGQRILDGLFPVAKGGTAAIPGPFGSGKTVTQQQLAKWSDTDIVVYIGCGERGNEMADVLNEFPELQDPKTGRPLMERTVLIANTSNMPVAAREASVYTGITIAEYYRDMGYDVSLMADSSSRWAEAMREISSRLEEMPGEEGYPAYLSARLSEFYERAGAVKSLSAEEGSITVIGAVSPPGGDFSEPVTQNTLRIVKVFWALDAKLAQRRHFPSINWLTSYSLYTQGLSDWFGENVAPDWVPLRDNAMDLLQQESELQEIVQLVGSDALPEDQQLILEICRMLREYFLQQNAYHPVDTYCPFDKQYKLLKAISKYSDMAQAALESGIPMKDILSVESKDDLAKVKFEEDFESALNVVLDKMDKEFAALGGN; translated from the coding sequence GTGGAAATGAAAGGTGAAATTTATCGTGTGGCCGGACCTGTCGTTACTATCATGGGTATCAAGCCAAAGATGTACGATGTGGTGCACGTTGGTCACGAAGGTCTTATGGGTGAAGTTATCAGAATTAAAGGTGACAAAGCTACTGTTCAGGTATACGAGGATACATCTGGTATCAAGCCAGGTGAGCCTGTAGTGAACACTGGAATGTCCCTCTCTGTAGAACTCGGTCCAGGTTTATTAGAAAGTATTTATGATGGTATTCAGAGACCTCTGAAAGTTCTCCAGGAAAAGATGGGAGACTTCATTAGCAGAGGTGTAACTGCAAACGGTCTTGACCGTGAAAAAGTATGGGAGTTCAAGCCTGTAGTAACAAGTGGTGACTCCGTAAAGGGCGGTCAGACAATAGGTGTCGTACAGGAGACAATGAACGTTGAGCACAAGATCATGGTGCCACCAACAGTTTCCGGTACAATTGAAGAAATAAAGTCAGGAAAGTTCAAGGTAGACGAAACAATCTGTGTACTCACAGACGGTACCGAAATTTCCATGATGCAGAAGTGGCCTGTAAGAATGCCACGTCCAGTAGAGAAGAAGTTCATTCCAAGAAAACCTCTTATTACAGGTCAGAGAATTCTTGATGGTCTCTTCCCTGTAGCAAAAGGCGGAACTGCAGCTATCCCTGGTCCATTTGGTTCAGGAAAGACTGTTACACAGCAGCAGCTTGCAAAGTGGAGTGACACTGACATTGTAGTATATATTGGATGTGGAGAACGTGGAAACGAGATGGCTGATGTACTGAACGAGTTCCCTGAACTTCAGGACCCTAAAACAGGTCGTCCACTCATGGAACGTACAGTTCTTATCGCAAACACATCCAACATGCCTGTAGCAGCTCGTGAAGCATCTGTTTACACCGGTATCACAATCGCAGAATACTATCGTGACATGGGATACGATGTATCACTTATGGCTGACTCTTCATCCAGATGGGCAGAAGCAATGAGAGAAATTTCCTCAAGGCTTGAAGAAATGCCTGGTGAAGAAGGTTATCCTGCATACCTTTCTGCAAGGCTCTCTGAGTTCTATGAGCGTGCAGGTGCAGTAAAGTCACTTTCAGCAGAAGAAGGTTCAATCACAGTTATTGGTGCAGTATCACCACCTGGTGGTGACTTCTCAGAGCCTGTTACACAGAACACCCTCCGTATTGTAAAAGTGTTCTGGGCGCTGGATGCAAAACTTGCACAGAGGAGACACTTCCCATCAATTAACTGGCTTACAAGTTACAGTCTGTACACCCAGGGTCTTTCTGACTGGTTTGGAGAGAATGTTGCACCTGACTGGGTACCACTCAGAGACAATGCAATGGATCTTCTCCAGCAGGAATCCGAACTTCAGGAAATCGTACAGCTCGTTGGTTCCGATGCACTTCCGGAAGACCAGCAGCTTATTCTCGAGATCTGCCGTATGCTCAGGGAATACTTCCTCCAGCAGAACGCATACCACCCTGTTGACACATACTGTCCATTCGACAAGCAGTACAAATTGCTCAAAGCAATCTCCAAGTACAGTGATATGGCACAGGCAGCACTGGAATCAGGCATACCAATGAAGGATATCCTTTCAGTTGAGTCAAAGGACGATCTTGCAAAGGTCAAGTTCGAAGAGGACTTTGAAAGCGCACTGAATGTTGTTCTGGACAAGATGGACAAGGAATTTGCAGCACTTGGAGGCAACTAA
- a CDS encoding ATP synthase subunit B: protein MTKEYKTITEIAGPLIFLEKTEPVGYNELVHINLPDGTTKRGQVLDTSADVVAVQVFEGTGGLNEESGVVFSGETIKLPVSKDMLGRILSGAGEPLDGGPRIVPEDRVDVNGASMNPYSRMPPEDFIQTGISTIDGTNTLVRGQKLPIFSGSGLPHNEIALQIARQAKVPGSDEPFAVVFAAMGITNEEAQYFMEDFEKTGALERAVVFLNLADDPAVERIITPRMALTAAEYLAYEHDMHVLVILTDITNYCEALRQMGAAREEVPGRRGYPGYMYTDLASLYERAGVIKGLKGSVTQFSILTMPGDDITHPIPDLSGYITEGQIVVSRELHMKGIYPPINVLPSLSRLMNSGIGEGKTRDDHKAVSDQMYAGYAEGRDLRGLVAIVGKEALSERDQKILEFADLFEDRFVRQGRDEDRSIEDTLQVGWDILSELPEALLTRIDNKYIEKYHPAHKSN, encoded by the coding sequence ATGACCAAGGAATATAAGACGATTACAGAAATCGCAGGTCCTTTGATCTTCCTCGAGAAGACAGAACCTGTAGGTTACAATGAACTCGTTCACATCAATCTTCCTGACGGAACAACAAAAAGAGGTCAGGTTCTTGATACCTCAGCTGACGTTGTAGCAGTTCAGGTATTCGAAGGTACAGGTGGACTCAACGAAGAGTCTGGTGTAGTGTTCTCTGGTGAGACCATTAAGCTCCCTGTATCAAAGGACATGCTCGGTCGTATCCTGTCCGGTGCAGGTGAACCACTTGATGGTGGACCACGCATCGTTCCTGAAGACAGAGTAGATGTAAACGGTGCATCAATGAATCCATATTCAAGGATGCCACCAGAGGACTTTATCCAGACAGGTATCTCTACCATTGACGGAACAAACACTCTCGTTCGTGGACAGAAGCTTCCTATCTTCTCAGGATCAGGTCTTCCACACAACGAGATCGCTCTTCAGATCGCACGTCAGGCAAAAGTTCCAGGTTCCGATGAACCTTTCGCAGTAGTATTTGCTGCAATGGGTATTACAAACGAAGAAGCCCAGTACTTCATGGAGGACTTCGAGAAGACCGGTGCTCTTGAAAGAGCTGTGGTTTTCCTTAACCTTGCAGACGACCCTGCTGTAGAACGTATCATCACACCAAGGATGGCCCTTACAGCTGCAGAGTACCTTGCATACGAACACGATATGCACGTACTTGTTATCCTTACTGACATCACAAACTACTGTGAAGCACTCCGTCAGATGGGTGCAGCCCGTGAAGAAGTACCAGGTAGACGTGGTTACCCAGGTTACATGTACACTGACCTTGCATCACTCTACGAGCGTGCAGGTGTTATCAAAGGCTTGAAAGGATCAGTTACTCAGTTCTCAATTCTCACCATGCCTGGTGACGATATCACTCACCCGATCCCTGACCTGTCAGGATATATCACAGAAGGTCAGATCGTAGTTTCCAGAGAACTTCATATGAAGGGTATCTACCCACCAATCAATGTTCTTCCATCACTCTCACGTCTGATGAACTCAGGTATCGGTGAAGGAAAGACCAGAGATGACCACAAAGCAGTATCTGACCAGATGTATGCTGGTTATGCAGAAGGTCGTGACCTCAGAGGTCTCGTGGCTATCGTAGGTAAAGAGGCATTGTCCGAGAGGGACCAGAAAATCCTCGAATTCGCTGACCTGTTCGAAGACAGATTCGTACGTCAGGGAAGGGATGAAGACAGGTCAATTGAAGACACTCTCCAGGTTGGCTGGGACATTCTTTCTGAGCTTCCGGAAGCTCTGCTTACCAGGATCGATAACAAGTATATCGAGAAGTACCACCCTGCTCACAAGAGCAACTAA
- a CDS encoding V-type ATP synthase subunit D, whose amino-acid sequence MGVKDVKPTRSELIEIKKKIKLSQSGHKLLKMKRDGLILEFFEILSKAKDVRSELDAAYAEASRKIGIANAVDGTITVKSTAFALQSKPEIELESRNIMGVVVPKIESSSVKKSINERGYGILGTSSYTDEAADAYEDLVEKIILAAEIETTMKKLLDDIEKTKRRVNALEFKVIPELQEAQVFIRLRLEEMERENTFRLKRIKG is encoded by the coding sequence ATGGGCGTGAAAGATGTAAAACCAACTCGATCAGAACTTATTGAGATCAAGAAGAAGATCAAGCTCTCTCAGAGTGGTCACAAGCTGCTTAAAATGAAGAGGGATGGTCTTATCCTTGAGTTCTTTGAGATTCTCAGCAAGGCTAAGGATGTCAGATCTGAGCTGGATGCCGCCTATGCAGAAGCTTCCCGTAAGATCGGTATTGCAAACGCTGTTGACGGTACTATTACCGTCAAATCCACAGCTTTTGCACTTCAGAGCAAGCCTGAGATTGAGCTGGAAAGCCGTAACATCATGGGTGTTGTCGTTCCAAAGATCGAGTCATCCAGTGTCAAGAAATCCATAAACGAAAGAGGTTATGGTATCCTTGGTACCAGTTCATACACCGATGAGGCAGCAGATGCTTATGAGGATCTCGTAGAAAAGATCATCCTTGCAGCAGAGATAGAGACAACCATGAAAAAGCTTCTTGATGATATCGAGAAGACAAAAAGGCGTGTCAATGCTCTCGAGTTCAAGGTCATACCTGAACTTCAGGAAGCACAGGTCTTCATTAGGCTCCGTCTCGAAGAGATGGAGAGGGAAAACACCTTCAGACTCAAGAGGATCAAAGGATAA